aggcTGTTTTCTAAAGCTGCGGTGCTTGTGTGTGACAGCGGAGGTGGCCAGCTTGCTGAGTCGGAACGTAAACTACGAAGGTCCGGCTCTGAGGAAGCAGCTGGCCAAAGCCAAGCAGCTCCAGCAGGAGATGAGTCGGCGGGAAGTGGAGTGCCAGAGATCGGCCGCAGACCTGCGGGAACGCTACTACGCCGCCTGCAGGCAGTACGGCATCAAAGTGAGCGCAAACGTCgcaccacttaaaaaaaaaaaaaaaaagacagtgcaAATTGAGAAGACGCCGGTGTGACCTGCTCTTCCAGGGAGACAACGTTCCTCGTGAGCTGCAGGCTCTGGTCAAAGATCTGCCAGACGTTCTTGACAAAGTGGGGAGGGATGCAGCCATGTTGGAGGAGAAAATAGAAGTGTACACCACCTTCACAAACTTTGTATGCGAGTGGTGAGTGTGACGTTCATCTCATTTTTCCACGTTCAACGTCAACCATGTTTCATTCCcaatctgtctttttttgtgtgtgtgtgtatttgttggCAGGTCGGAACCAGTCCTGCCCATGCTGACGTTCGCCCAGAAAAGAGGCAATGTAACCTTCTTCGAGTGGAGGACTGGCAACGCTCCCACGGTGGTGGAGAGGCCACACGTGGAGGACACGCCTCCTGAAGTGCTCGCCGAGGACGCGGTCGGTCCTTCGGTTCAAAAGCAAGGAAATGTTTTCGAGGAAAGATGCTAGTTTGTCGTGCGGTTAACTTTCTTAGATCGACTGGGGAGACTTCGGCACTCAGGGTGCCAGCTCTGGGATCACGGCGGAGGATGCCATCGACTGGGGGATCAATCTGGAGCCCAGCTCTGAGGTCCGAACCATCCTGACGCGGACGCTCGATTGTGATGCTCTCGGTGACCTTTCCATGTCTTCCTGTCGTCTGTCAGCAGGATGCCGGTGGCGAGATCGACTGGGGTGACGCTGACACCGCCGCTGTTGAGATTGAGGTTGTCCAAGCGGGCACAGACTGTGAGTCCTCAAGGGAATCATGCAAATATTCAACGGGCGGCTTGAGTCTTTCTGCGGGCTAAAGAAGGCTACTCCGTCGTAGGTCCTGAGGGCACGGCGAGAGGCGAAGATGCTTTAAGTATCCTTGAGAACGCTCACTCCCGTGGCCAGTTCATTGATGAGCTCATGGAGGTAACGTAACCtttatcctgctcatttcaggggcgTTTACAAGAATATTGCATCCCACCGGGGCACTGGAATCATGTTTATGCTTTATTTTaatcaaatacagtaattcctcgccacttggcgcttcgaattttgcggcttcacttggtttgaaataaaatattttttaaattaaattattatataatttatgatatatatatttttatatttactctatactgtattttttatttattaaatataaattatatatatatatatatatatatatatatatatatataataagtattgtatttatttaattattatatagtatatatatcattctatattctattttattatatactgtataaaaataaaatataaaaaaaagtcatgctgCTTTaaggttgaatacggcctataaaaatatgcacatttaagcaaatttgcgtgtttttttttttttttgcctaaatggaatcttttcaagcataaaaatggcaaaatgaagtaaaatccaaatattcagaaaacgcattcaaatatcatatgtagtactctacactggcctCTAGGTGTCCGTAATGTTATTGTgatgttggctgagacacacaagcaccagacttgatcactggagCAACATGCTTTGATTGCAGCTGACgttcattttatttgcacaaacacaacacaaacaaattaAGGTTTAATTTGGAGCGGGGGGGGGTGAACTTAGGGGACTTTTAATAATAAGTTCAATAACTAAAAAAATTAGCACAATCGTTtttattgcacaaaacagcacacacGGAGAAGGGAAAAATTAGACTATTTTGCTTTCATTCTGAGCAAGACAGCACAAACGatcattttatttgcacaacggcacaaacgcagcacaaatgaatgggactattttggtttccttTGGAGCAAATGGAAACCTGGGCTGTGAACTTTGGCCTATGAAATAATCGggaataactaaaaaaaaactcaaacgaATGGGACTACTTGGGGGAGGGGGCAACCGTCGTACTCTTGCGGCCGTAggccacaccaagctaaaactcacactctgaacccccgatgtcacttcgtGTCCGCCccaccccactcagctcccctagcacctgtagagcatatttagaaggttgtaaacaggttttccatgtctatatgtcttattttctcttatgtcaacTACATTGGGTTATGAGTgaagaggtgactataggggtgttatttcatgtctaaagggctctaatgttaaaaagcgtatttaggtcgtaaacagattttcgatgtcttattatgtctactataatgggtaataggagtgtaaagatgactatagaggtgttatttcatgtctcgagcgctctaataatgttaaaaagtttatttagaaggttgtaagcaggttttctatgtcttattttctcttatgcctactatattgggtaataagagtgtaaaggtgactatcgagatgttatttcatgtctaaggggctctaataatgttaaaaagcatatttagaaggttgtaaacaggttttccatgtctgtatgtcttattttctcttatgtcaacTACATTGGGTTATGAGTgaagaggtgactataggggtgttatttcatgtctaaagggctctaatgttaaaaagcgtatttaggtcgtaaacagatttttgatgtcttattatgtctactataatgggtaataggagtgtaaagatgactatagaggtgttattcatgtctcgagcgctctaataatgttaaaaagtttatttagaaggttgtaagcaggttttctatgtcttattttctcttatgcctactatattgggtaataggagtgtaaaggtgactatcgagatgttatttcatgtctaaggggctctaataatgttaaaaagcatatttagaaggttgtaaacaggttttccatgtctatatgtcttattttctcttatgtcaacTACATTGGGTTATGAGTgaagaggtgacttttgggtgttatttcatgtctagagggctctaataatgttaaaaattatatatttagaaggtcgtaaacaggctttctatgccctatatgtcttattttctttaattaGTACTACTATATTGCATAATAGGAGCTCAAAGGcaaatataggggtgttatttcatgtctagaaggctctaataatgttaaaaagcatattttagaaggttaaacaggttttctatgtcttattttctcttattatatctactgtattgggtaataggagtgtaaaggtgtctgtaggggtgttatttcatgtctcgagggttttaataatgttaaatgtatttagaaggttgtgaacaggttttgtatgtcttGTGTGTCTTCTTTGtttgtattatgtctactatattgggtaataggagtgtaacgatgactatagaggtgttatttcacgtctataaTGTTAAGGAGGGTCTTTACATTTTTCCACCGTTTCCTGACTCTTTTCCCGTTTTTAGCTGGAAGCGTTCCTCAGCCAACGCCTCACAGAGATGGGACAAGAGAGCGACGTGGTGGCCATGAGCCAGTTCCAGTCGGCACCCGCCATCATACA
This sequence is a window from Dunckerocampus dactyliophorus isolate RoL2022-P2 chromosome 2, RoL_Ddac_1.1, whole genome shotgun sequence. Protein-coding genes within it:
- the cdk5rap3 gene encoding CDK5 regulatory subunit-associated protein 3 isoform X1, with the protein product MDNIQSLPIDIQTSKLLDWLIDRRHCNLKWQNGVKVIREKINAAMQDMPENEEIKQLLSGSYIHYFHCLRIVEILKGTEASSKNIFGRYSSQRMKDWKEIVSLYEAENIYVAEVASLLSRNVNYEGPALRKQLAKAKQLQQEMSRREVECQRSAADLRERYYAACRQYGIKGDNVPRELQALVKDLPDVLDKVGRDAAMLEEKIEVYTTFTNFVCEWSEPVLPMLTFAQKRGNVTFFEWRTGNAPTVVERPHVEDTPPEVLAEDAIDWGDFGTQGASSGITAEDAIDWGINLEPSSEQDAGGEIDWGDADTAAVEIEVVQAGTDCPEGTARGEDALSILENAHSRGQFIDELMELEAFLSQRLTEMGQESDVVAMSQFQSAPAIIQGQSSEHVRRMLSEVQDLVGRLTTLRMQHLFMILASPRYVERVTEMLRQKMKQADILELKASTMVEKRQEALEEQSRLEPRVDLLAARTQELKKLIEADISKRYNNRPVNLMGVNI
- the cdk5rap3 gene encoding CDK5 regulatory subunit-associated protein 3 isoform X2, which gives rise to MDNIQSLPIDIQTSKLLDWLIDRRHCNLKWQNGVKVIREKINAAMQDMPENEEIKQLLSGSYIHYFHCLRIVEILKGTEASSKNIFGRYSSQRMKDWKEIVSLYEAENIYVAEVASLLSRNVNYEGPALRKQLAKAKQLQQEMSRREVECQRSAADLRERYYAACRQYGIKGDNVPRELQALVKDLPDVLDKVGRDAAMLEEKIEVYTTFTNFVCEWSEPVLPMLTFAQKRGNVTFFEWRTGNAPTVVERPHVEDTPPEVLAEDAIDWGDFGTQGASSGITAEDAIDWGINLEPSSEDAGGEIDWGDADTAAVEIEVVQAGTDCPEGTARGEDALSILENAHSRGQFIDELMELEAFLSQRLTEMGQESDVVAMSQFQSAPAIIQGQSSEHVRRMLSEVQDLVGRLTTLRMQHLFMILASPRYVERVTEMLRQKMKQADILELKASTMVEKRQEALEEQSRLEPRVDLLAARTQELKKLIEADISKRYNNRPVNLMGVNI